The following are encoded in a window of Ricinus communis isolate WT05 ecotype wild-type chromosome 4, ASM1957865v1, whole genome shotgun sequence genomic DNA:
- the LOC8277089 gene encoding DUF21 domain-containing protein At2g14520 isoform X2, whose product MKDDSVPCCQPAFWAYLVLCFILLSLAGITSGLALGLLSLSQVDLEVLIKAGKPQDRKNAAKILPIVRNEHLLLCTLLIVKSLAMEALPIFLDTILPAWAAIIMSVTLVLAFTEIIPQAVCSRHGLSLGANLSPLVRLLLLSLYPLAYPISKLLDWLLGKGHSALLRRAELKTLVDLHANEAGKGGDLSHHETTIISGALDLTQKTAKDAMTPISETFCLDINSKLDMHTMGLLMSKGHSRIPIYSGSPENVIGIILVKNLIFCRPEDETPVKHMNIRRIPRVYEDWPLYNILTQFQKGHSHMAIVVKSKEDVKITVDNKVGQPTTILHIDTNSNSVPIQADRKDKHYNGISSPCDQNASISISTNTSPPSSNNTEFHSPSFKSVIEQDQDLHQHGKNWEQGIGDISYEDLETVPGNLDEEIIGIITMEDVMEELLQGEILDETDEYVAVHNKIRINLLSSRTSAGSTGRISVSANLHPITERSPLSTYTPILRSPIPPYVQSPLERPTLYASPENSAIL is encoded by the exons ATGAAAGATGATAGTGTGCCATGTTGCCAGCCTGCATTTTGGGCGTATCTTGTCCTATGTTTCATTCTTCTGTCACTTGCAGGTATCACATCAGGCCTTGCTCTAGGCCTCTTGTCTTTGAGCCAAGTTGATCTTGAAGTCCTTATCAAGGCCGGTAAACCTCAAGACCGAAAAAATGCAG caAAGATTCTGCCAATTGTAAGGAACGAGCATTTACTACTGTGTACACTCCTCATAGTCAAATCACTAGCAATGGAG GCACTGCCGATTTTCCTGGACACAATTCTTCCAGCTTGGGCTGCCATTATCATGTCAGTCACTCTTGTACTTGCATTTACAGAG ATCATCCCTCAAGCTGTGTGTTCTCGGCATGGACTAAGTCTTGGTGCTAATTTATCTCCCTTGGTTCGACTTCTTCTGCTGTCCTTGTATCCTTTAGCATACCCAATTAGCAAA CTCCTAGATTGGCTGCTAGGAAAAGGGCATTCTGCACTCTTAAGACGGGCAGAGCTGAAGACATTAGTGGATTTACATGCCAATGAG GCAGGGAAAGGTGGAGATTTGTCACATCATGAGACTACTATTATTTCTGGTGCCTTGGATTTGACACAGAAGACTGCTAAAGATGCTATGACGCCAATATCTGAAACCTTTTGTTTAGATATTAATTCCAAGCTAGATAT GCACACAATGGGATTATTAATGAGCAAAGGACACAGTCGTATACCCATCTATTCCGGGAGTCCAGAAAATGTTATCGGCATCATTCTG GTAAAAAATTTGATCTTCTGCCGTCCTGAAGATGAAACCCCAGTCAAACATATGAATATCAGAAGAATCCCGAG GGTCTATGAAGATTGGCCACTGTATAATATACTGACTCAGTTCCAGAAGGGTCACAGCCACATGGCTATTGTTGTAAAGAGCAAGGAGGATGTGAAAATCACTGTTGACAATAAAGTAGGCCAGCCTACTACTATCTTGCATATTGACACGAATTCAAATTCAGTACCAATACAAGCAGACAGGAAGGATAAACATTATAACG GAATTAGTTCTCCATGTGATCAGAATGCAAGTATTAGTATATCCACAAATACTTCCCCTCCGAGTTCAAACAACACAGAATTCCATAGTCCATCATTTAAGAGTGTAATTGAACAGGATCAAGATTTGCATCAACATGGTAAAAACTGGGAGCAAGGAATTGGAGATATTTCATATGAAGATCTAGAAACTGTTCCAGGTAACTTGGACGAAGAAATTATTGGTATTATAACAATGGAAGATGTCATGGAGGAACTGCTTCAG GGAGAGATACTGGATGAAACTGATGAATATGTAGCTGTCCATAACAA AATTAGAATCAACCTGCTATCTTCAAGAACATCAGCTGGATCTACTGGAAGAATTTCTGTTTCTGCTAATCTTCATCCGATAACTGAGCGATCACCACTTTCTACATACACTCCCATACTCCGTTCACCCATACCTCCATATGTTCAGTCACCACTTGAAAGACCAACTTTATATGCTTCTCCTGAAAATTCTGCAATACTTTAA
- the LOC8277090 gene encoding DUF21 domain-containing protein At5g52790 isoform X2 has translation MAANDVPCCEPMFWTYLIICIALVCFAGLMSGLTLGLMSLSLVDLEVLIKAGQPQERKHAEKILPIVKNQHLLLCTLLIGNALAMEIIPQAVCSRYGLSVGAKMSVVVRLIVVVLFPLAYPISKLLDWILGKKHSALLRRAELKTLVDMLGSEAGKGGELTHDETTIITGALDMTQKTAKDAMTPLSKVFSLDINSKLDEETLGLIINKGHSRIPIYSGNLENIIGLILVKNLIKFRPEDETPIREITIRKIPRVQDHLPLYDIMNQFQIGHSHMAVVVKCKHDVDGTAEVTKSTPSMFKTNRNRNPKQRKEDVKGNGHQPGRNEHFNICIHKPSVSEYENPRPSNVTDLADCLHPKLQRSECENQSLSNEDECAAFDEEVIGIITLEDVMEELLQEEILDETDEYIEAHTTITINMLPSRRSPLIKSPLAAAAASQIQWRTPLASPVSSYHQSPLSSCNLTPLLHSPIPAYVRSPLARPTLSASPEKSVPNSPPGTANYSPSSRQVSRKSYDKLRA, from the exons ATGGCTGCAAATGATGTGCCATGTTGTGAACCCATGTTCTGGACATATCTAATCATATGTATAGCACTAGTGTGTTTTGCTGGCCTCATGTCTGGCCTTACGCTAGGACTCATGTCTCTCAGCCTAGTTGATCTTGAAGTTCTCATCAAGGCTGGTCAGCCACAAGAACGCAAGCATGCAG AAAAGATTCTACCAATTGTTAAGAATCAGCATTTACTCTTGTGCACCCTCCTCATAGGCAATGCCCTGGCGATGGAG ATCATCCCTCAAGCTGTTTGTTCTCGGTATGGACTGAGTGTTGGTGCAAAAATGTCTGTTGTTGTTCGGTTGATTGTAGTAGTCCTTTTCCCATTAGCTTATCCAATCAGTAAG TTGTTGGATTGGATCCTTGGAAAAAAGCATTCTGCACTGTTACGACGAGCAGAACTGAAGACCTTGGTTGACATGCTCGGAAGTGAG GCAGGGAAAGGTGGAGAGCTGACACATGATGAAACCACCATTATTACTGGAGCTTTGGACATGACCCAGAAGACAGCTAAAGATGCTATGACACCCTTATCTAAAGTTTTTTCACTTGATATAAACTCTAAACTTGATGA GGAAACACTGGGGCTGATAATAAACAAAGGGCACAGTCGCATACCCATTTATTCAGGAAATCTAGAAAATATTATCGGCTTGATTTTG gtgaaaaatttaattaaattccgTCCAGAAGATGAAACCCCTATAAGAGAGATAACCATCAGGAAAATTCCAAG GGTGCAAGACCATTTGCCTCTTTATGATATAATGAATCAATTCCAAATCGGTCACAGCCACATGGCTGTTGTTGTCAAGTGTAAGCATGATGTTGATGGGACAGCAGAAGTAACAAAATCTACTCCTAGCATGTTCAAGACAAATAGGAATCGCAATCcaaagcaaagaaaagaagacGTGAAAG GGAATGGTCATCAACCTGGTCGGAACGAACATTTTAACATCTGTATACACAAACCATCTGTATCCGAATATGAAAATCCGAGACCAAGTAATGTCACGGATTTAGCGGATTGTTTGCACCCAAAATTGCAAAGAAGTGAATGCGAAAATCAAAGTCTCTCAAATGAAGATGAGTGTGCAGCTTTTGATGAAGAGGTCATTGGTATCATAACACTTGAAGATGTTATGGAGGAACTACTTCAG GAAGAAATCCTGGATGAGACTGATGAATATATTGAAGCTCATACGAC AATTACAATCAATATGCTACCATCGCGAAGATCCCCATTGATAAAGTCACCtttagcagcagcagcagcttcACAAATTCAGTGGCGAACTCCTTTAGCTTCTCCAGTTTCATCCTATCATCAGAGTCCTCTATCTTCTTGTAATCTTACTCCATTACTGCATTCTCCAAT
- the LOC8277086 gene encoding uncharacterized protein At3g49140, whose translation MMIMIDTSIAVRFSAGANFCSSTALHHYRQTEEVNGVHFTSRRLIRSGRLSVPWSKFGRLDRGSFLRRSLKKTIRASLEQNDGRRQYHPFEDIAESTSENSGDAMLTPQEIARTIVEVNSKATLMLTGLINDDIHENIIWPDVPYVTDEQGNIYFQVKNDEDILQTISSENNFVQAIIGFDTMEMMTEMELLGPSEIDFGIEGIDDEDSDIEDDEDEDEDEDDADEDYDDDSVAVLEDEDEEDDNETLGDWAKLETMRSSHPMYFAKKLAQVASDDPIDWMEQPPAGLAIQGLIRPAFIEEHSDIQKHMSGNLSHNSDINETGKNVDSKLENDSGINGHEHEPGISEDNSVGAEESQKDKAPRNGTSFYKLEMIKIQLISSLGQQTVVEEEDFRKAQPDAIAHSSGKILSRLKAGGEKITQALKSLCWRCKGLQVEEAAVISVDSLGFDARVCSETKIETLRFSFNSRATSEYSAERQLNDLLFPRIPQRAAKKKQSSK comes from the exons ATGATGATAATGATTGATACTTCCATAGCCGTTCGGTTCTCCGCCGGTGCAAATTTCTGCTCCTCCACGGCCTTGCACC ATTATCGTCAAACGGAGGAAGTTAACGGTGTCCACTTCACCTCTCGCCGGCTTATTCGTTCTGGCCGCTTGTCTGTACCTTG GAGTAAATTTGGAAGATTAGATAGAGGTTCTTTCTTAAGAAGAAGTTTAAAGAAGACGATTCGCGCATCTTTAGAGCAGAATGATGGTAGACGGCAATACCATCCGTTCGAGGACATTGCAGAGTCAACATCAGAAAATAGTGGAGATGCGATGCTCACACCTCAAGAAATCGCTAGAACCATTGTTGAG GTCAACAGCAAAGCAACGCTAATGTTGACTGGTTTAATCAATGATGATATTCATGAGAATATCATCTGGCCAGACGTGCCTTATGTTACTGATGAACAAGGAA ATATCTACTTTCAAGTGAAGAATGATGAAGACATTTTGCAAACCATTAGttcagaaaataattttgtg CAAGCCATTATAGGCTTTGATACTATGGAAATGATGACTGAAATGGAGTTATTAGGTCCATCAGAAATTGATTTTGGGATTGAGGGAATTGATGATGAAGATAGTGATattgaagatgatgaagatgaGGATGAGGATGAGGATGATGCAGACGAAGATTATGATGAC GACTCGGTAGCTGttcttgaagatgaagatgaggaAGATGACAATGAGACACTTGGTGACTGGGCAAAGTTGGAGACCATGCGGTCTTCTCATCCAATGTATTTTGCCAAAAAGCTTGCCCAG GTTGCTTCAGATGATCCTATAGATTGGATGGAGCAACCTCCAGCAGGTTTAGCCATTCAAGGTCTCATAAGACCTGCCTTCATTGAAGAACACTCCGACATCCAGAAGCATATGTCTGGCAACCTGTCACACAATTCTGATATAAATGAGACTGGAAAAAATGTCGATAGCAAACTGGAGAATGATAGTGGGATCAATGGTCATGAACATGAACCAGGTATATCTGAAGATAATTCAGTTGGGGCAGAAGAGTCACAGAAGGATAAGGCACCGAGAAATGGGACTTCATTTTACAAGCTGGAGATGATTAAAATTCAGCTGATTTCATCTCTTGGACAACAG ACTGTGGTTGAAGAAGAGGATTTTAGGAAGGCTCAACCTGATGCTATTGCTCATTCGTCAGGCAAAATTTTATCTCGCCTGAAAGCTGGTGGAGAGAAAATCACACAGGCTTTGAAGTCTCTATGTTGGAGATGTAAGGGTCTTCAAGTGGAG GAGGCAGCAGTTATCAGCGTAGATTCCCTTGGCTTTGATGCAAGGGTTTGTTCTGAGACAAAAATTGAAACACTGCGGTTTTCATTTAATTCACGG GCCACTTCAGAATATAGCGCTGAGAGACAGCTCAATGATTTATTATTCCCAAGGATACCCCAAAGAGCggccaaaaagaaacaatcaTCAAAATGA
- the LOC8277090 gene encoding DUF21 domain-containing protein At5g52790 isoform X1, with product MAANDVPCCEPMFWTYLIICIALVCFAGLMSGLTLGLMSLSLVDLEVLIKAGQPQERKHAEKILPIVKNQHLLLCTLLIGNALAMEALPIFVDALLPAWGAILISVTLILAFGEIIPQAVCSRYGLSVGAKMSVVVRLIVVVLFPLAYPISKLLDWILGKKHSALLRRAELKTLVDMLGSEAGKGGELTHDETTIITGALDMTQKTAKDAMTPLSKVFSLDINSKLDEETLGLIINKGHSRIPIYSGNLENIIGLILVKNLIKFRPEDETPIREITIRKIPRVQDHLPLYDIMNQFQIGHSHMAVVVKCKHDVDGTAEVTKSTPSMFKTNRNRNPKQRKEDVKGNGHQPGRNEHFNICIHKPSVSEYENPRPSNVTDLADCLHPKLQRSECENQSLSNEDECAAFDEEVIGIITLEDVMEELLQEEILDETDEYIEAHTTITINMLPSRRSPLIKSPLAAAAASQIQWRTPLASPVSSYHQSPLSSCNLTPLLHSPIPAYVRSPLARPTLSASPEKSVPNSPPGTANYSPSSRQVSRKSYDKLRA from the exons ATGGCTGCAAATGATGTGCCATGTTGTGAACCCATGTTCTGGACATATCTAATCATATGTATAGCACTAGTGTGTTTTGCTGGCCTCATGTCTGGCCTTACGCTAGGACTCATGTCTCTCAGCCTAGTTGATCTTGAAGTTCTCATCAAGGCTGGTCAGCCACAAGAACGCAAGCATGCAG AAAAGATTCTACCAATTGTTAAGAATCAGCATTTACTCTTGTGCACCCTCCTCATAGGCAATGCCCTGGCGATGGAG gccCTGCCTATCTTCGTCGATGCGCTTCTTCCAGCTTGGGGTGCTATACTAATATCAGTTACCCTCATACTTGCCTTTGGAGAA ATCATCCCTCAAGCTGTTTGTTCTCGGTATGGACTGAGTGTTGGTGCAAAAATGTCTGTTGTTGTTCGGTTGATTGTAGTAGTCCTTTTCCCATTAGCTTATCCAATCAGTAAG TTGTTGGATTGGATCCTTGGAAAAAAGCATTCTGCACTGTTACGACGAGCAGAACTGAAGACCTTGGTTGACATGCTCGGAAGTGAG GCAGGGAAAGGTGGAGAGCTGACACATGATGAAACCACCATTATTACTGGAGCTTTGGACATGACCCAGAAGACAGCTAAAGATGCTATGACACCCTTATCTAAAGTTTTTTCACTTGATATAAACTCTAAACTTGATGA GGAAACACTGGGGCTGATAATAAACAAAGGGCACAGTCGCATACCCATTTATTCAGGAAATCTAGAAAATATTATCGGCTTGATTTTG gtgaaaaatttaattaaattccgTCCAGAAGATGAAACCCCTATAAGAGAGATAACCATCAGGAAAATTCCAAG GGTGCAAGACCATTTGCCTCTTTATGATATAATGAATCAATTCCAAATCGGTCACAGCCACATGGCTGTTGTTGTCAAGTGTAAGCATGATGTTGATGGGACAGCAGAAGTAACAAAATCTACTCCTAGCATGTTCAAGACAAATAGGAATCGCAATCcaaagcaaagaaaagaagacGTGAAAG GGAATGGTCATCAACCTGGTCGGAACGAACATTTTAACATCTGTATACACAAACCATCTGTATCCGAATATGAAAATCCGAGACCAAGTAATGTCACGGATTTAGCGGATTGTTTGCACCCAAAATTGCAAAGAAGTGAATGCGAAAATCAAAGTCTCTCAAATGAAGATGAGTGTGCAGCTTTTGATGAAGAGGTCATTGGTATCATAACACTTGAAGATGTTATGGAGGAACTACTTCAG GAAGAAATCCTGGATGAGACTGATGAATATATTGAAGCTCATACGAC AATTACAATCAATATGCTACCATCGCGAAGATCCCCATTGATAAAGTCACCtttagcagcagcagcagcttcACAAATTCAGTGGCGAACTCCTTTAGCTTCTCCAGTTTCATCCTATCATCAGAGTCCTCTATCTTCTTGTAATCTTACTCCATTACTGCATTCTCCAAT
- the LOC8277089 gene encoding DUF21 domain-containing protein At5g52790 isoform X1, with protein MKTMLFKALPIFLDTILPAWAAIIMSVTLVLAFTEIIPQAVCSRHGLSLGANLSPLVRLLLLSLYPLAYPISKLLDWLLGKGHSALLRRAELKTLVDLHANEAGKGGDLSHHETTIISGALDLTQKTAKDAMTPISETFCLDINSKLDMHTMGLLMSKGHSRIPIYSGSPENVIGIILVKNLIFCRPEDETPVKHMNIRRIPRVYEDWPLYNILTQFQKGHSHMAIVVKSKEDVKITVDNKVGQPTTILHIDTNSNSVPIQADRKDKHYNGISSPCDQNASISISTNTSPPSSNNTEFHSPSFKSVIEQDQDLHQHGKNWEQGIGDISYEDLETVPGNLDEEIIGIITMEDVMEELLQGEILDETDEYVAVHNKIRINLLSSRTSAGSTGRISVSANLHPITERSPLSTYTPILRSPIPPYVQSPLERPTLYASPENSAIL; from the exons atgaaaactaTGTTATTTAAGGCACTGCCGATTTTCCTGGACACAATTCTTCCAGCTTGGGCTGCCATTATCATGTCAGTCACTCTTGTACTTGCATTTACAGAG ATCATCCCTCAAGCTGTGTGTTCTCGGCATGGACTAAGTCTTGGTGCTAATTTATCTCCCTTGGTTCGACTTCTTCTGCTGTCCTTGTATCCTTTAGCATACCCAATTAGCAAA CTCCTAGATTGGCTGCTAGGAAAAGGGCATTCTGCACTCTTAAGACGGGCAGAGCTGAAGACATTAGTGGATTTACATGCCAATGAG GCAGGGAAAGGTGGAGATTTGTCACATCATGAGACTACTATTATTTCTGGTGCCTTGGATTTGACACAGAAGACTGCTAAAGATGCTATGACGCCAATATCTGAAACCTTTTGTTTAGATATTAATTCCAAGCTAGATAT GCACACAATGGGATTATTAATGAGCAAAGGACACAGTCGTATACCCATCTATTCCGGGAGTCCAGAAAATGTTATCGGCATCATTCTG GTAAAAAATTTGATCTTCTGCCGTCCTGAAGATGAAACCCCAGTCAAACATATGAATATCAGAAGAATCCCGAG GGTCTATGAAGATTGGCCACTGTATAATATACTGACTCAGTTCCAGAAGGGTCACAGCCACATGGCTATTGTTGTAAAGAGCAAGGAGGATGTGAAAATCACTGTTGACAATAAAGTAGGCCAGCCTACTACTATCTTGCATATTGACACGAATTCAAATTCAGTACCAATACAAGCAGACAGGAAGGATAAACATTATAACG GAATTAGTTCTCCATGTGATCAGAATGCAAGTATTAGTATATCCACAAATACTTCCCCTCCGAGTTCAAACAACACAGAATTCCATAGTCCATCATTTAAGAGTGTAATTGAACAGGATCAAGATTTGCATCAACATGGTAAAAACTGGGAGCAAGGAATTGGAGATATTTCATATGAAGATCTAGAAACTGTTCCAGGTAACTTGGACGAAGAAATTATTGGTATTATAACAATGGAAGATGTCATGGAGGAACTGCTTCAG GGAGAGATACTGGATGAAACTGATGAATATGTAGCTGTCCATAACAA AATTAGAATCAACCTGCTATCTTCAAGAACATCAGCTGGATCTACTGGAAGAATTTCTGTTTCTGCTAATCTTCATCCGATAACTGAGCGATCACCACTTTCTACATACACTCCCATACTCCGTTCACCCATACCTCCATATGTTCAGTCACCACTTGAAAGACCAACTTTATATGCTTCTCCTGAAAATTCTGCAATACTTTAA
- the LOC8277088 gene encoding DNA-directed primase/polymerase protein gives MDDVDRLFECFKCGISPPQSAVRERKRNKSKLNQGNEVSSTSASPSPGSATQPKKKNAIDPHLSADNVGSATVKANNFSRRKRISPIVFYGSPHGVPPKRPISLLRLLREIRIDLAEHQESNLRKEVWATFPRQNEALNFAKEHMNVHVFSYQDHHNGQRRFLVSSYGEFWRRYKNMDSKFRHHYEVIQEDFPCHLYFDLEFNKRENAENNGDEMVDLLISLILEALLEKYSIEGNCEWIVELDSSTAEKFSRHLILRIPKTAFKDNSHAGAFVSEICSRILSSREKDGRYKKLFVRKGSSSESASQPFIDTAVYSRNRVFRLALSSKAGKNSVLLPTGRFKCKDMCEEDMFMASLICNMDADCEKLLVCKMDLDCVKTLHFDTEANYYSRRCFTTQENDASMTCTTGKSPFPSLDKFVESIATVGSLSGKIRSWYWFSEYELMVYSMSRNRYCERIGRQHKSNHVIYVVDLRRAVYYQKCHDPDCQGYRSPLRPVPLYLIPDPSFSYASAQVANHIGLANGTLDYQSANNNHEGIMLFSEEYDIDSSSKDSWWLEAAKVADDIENMKKTMELSTLENIGEEDDNWWVAVERTASQAELMLFK, from the exons ATGGACGACGTCGATCGACTGTTTGAATGCTTCAAGTGCGGCATTTCTCCTCCTC AATCTGCTGtgagagaaaggaaaaggaacAAGAGCAAATTGAATCAAGGGAATGAGGTATCATCAACTTCTGCTTCTCCATCACCAGGATCTGCCACGcaaccaaagaaaaaaaatgcgATTGATCCACACCTCTCTGCTGACAAT GTTGGTTCAGCAACAGTTAAAGCGAACAACTTTAGCCGCCGGAAACGAATTTCTCCCATTGTGTTTTATGGATCCCCACATGGTGTACCTCCTAAAAGGCCAATCAGTTTGTTGCGGCTGCTACGTGAAATACGTATTGATCTTGCAGAGCACCAAGAATCAAACTTGAG GAAGGAAGTATGGGCTACATTTCCAAGGCAGAATGAAGCATTGAACTTTGCAAAGGAGCATATGAATGTGCATGTTTTTAGTTATCAAGATCACCATAATGGACAAAGAAGGTTCCTTGTTTCTTCATACGGGGAGTTCTGGAGAAG ATACAAAAACATGGATTCCAAGTTTCGCCACCACTATGAAGTAATTCAGGAG gATTTCCCATGTCATCTGTATTTTGATTTAGAGTtcaataaaagagaaaatgcaGAAAATAATGGAGATGAAATGGTTGATCTCTTGATATCTCTCATTTTAGAAGCATTACTGGAAAAGTATTCTATTGAAGGAAACTGTGAGTGGATAGTGGAGCTTGATTCCTCCACTGCAG AAAAGTTCTCGCGTCACTTGATCCTCCGCATACCAAAGACTGCTTTTAAGGATAACTCACATGCAGGTGCATTTGTTTCAGAG ATATGCTCTCGGATCTTAAGTTCAAGGGAGAAAGATGGAAGATACAAAAAGCTCTTTGTAAGAAAAGGTTCCAGTTCTGAATCTGCAAGCCAACCTTTTATAGACACTGCTGTCTACTCTAGAAATCGTGTCTTTCGTTTAGCTTTGTCATCCAAGGCAGGGAAGAATTCTGTCCTGCTACCTACTGGGCGCTTCAAATGTAAGGACATG TGCGAGGAAGACATGTTCATGGCATCCTTAATCTGCAACATGGATGCTGATTGTGAGAAGCTTCTTGTCTGCAAAATGGACTTGGATTGTGTGAAGACCCTGCATTTTGATACAGAG GCTAACTATTATTCTAGAAGGTGCTTTACCACTCAAGAAAATGATGCCTCTATGACGTGTACAACAGGGAAATCGCCTTTTCCATCTTTGGACAAATTTGTAGAATCTATTGCCACTGTTGGAAGCTTATCAG GGAAAATCCGAAGCTGGTATTGGTTTTCAGAATATGAATTGATGGTCTACAGCATGTCAAGAAATAGATATTGCGAACGAATTGGCAGACAGCATAAAAGCAATCACG TTATATATGTTGTTGACCTCAGAAGGGCAGTTTATTATCAGAAATGTCATGACCCAGATTGCCAAG GTTACCGATCTCCCTTACGACCAGTCCCATTATATTTGATACCGGATCCTTCATTTTCCTATGCTTCAGCACAAGTGGCAAATCATATAGGATTAGCAAATGGTACCCTTGACTATCAGTCCGCTAACAATAATCACGAAGGGATTATGCTTTTCAGTGAGGAATATGATATAGACAGCTCTTCTAAAGATTCTTGGTGGCTGGAAGCTGCGAAAGTTGCTGATGATATtgaaaatatgaagaaaacaATGGAGCTTAGCACCTTG GAGAACATCGGTGAAGAAGACGACAACTGGTGGGTGGCTGTGGAAAGGACAGCATCTCAGGCGGAGCTAATGCTCTTCAAATGA
- the LOC8277087 gene encoding protein SAR DEFICIENT 4 translates to MASIPSQANSISSSPIFITKESLHSILSHHSLIQHFRISLSTVSPTLHTPIRQSYGVSPSSSLLLMPSWSSSPSLPYIGVKLVTHFPQNSMLNLPGIHASYVLFSSTTGQTLASMDGTALTLYRTSCVSGLASRFLARDNSKVLVMIGAGALAPHLIKAHLAANPSLEKVIIWNRTMEKAADLAEKLREEYIENDQVCFQSNDNLEEIIGLGDIVSCATNADTPLVKGEKLKPGAHLDLVGSFKETMRECDDEAIKRGRVFVDNEAALVEAGEIVGALHRGVIEKKDIRYLAELIKGDEAGRTDSEEITVFKSVGSALVDMLAAQLVYELYMKG, encoded by the coding sequence ATGGCTTCCATACCCAGCCAAGCCAACAGCATCTCCTCATCCCCTATTTTTATCACCAAAGAATCTTTGCACTCCATCCTCTCACACCACTCCTTAATCCAACACTTCCGTATCTCTTTATCCACCGTCTCTCCTACGCTTCATACTCCAATCCGCCAAAGTTATGGCGTTTCGCCATCATCCTCTCTCCTTCTCATGCCGTCATGGTCCTCCTCTCCTTCCCTTCCTTATATAGGTGTAAAGCTTGTAACCCACTTCCCTCAAAACTCCATGCTAAATTTGCCTGGAATACATGCAAGCTATGTTCTCTTTAGCTCCACAACTGGGCAGACTTTGGCCTCTATGGATGGCACTGCATTAACCCTTTATAGAACATCTTGTGTTTCTGGGCTAGCCTCAAGATTCTTGGCTAGGGATAATAGCAAAGTCTTGGTGATGATTGGTGCAGGCGCTTTGGCACCCCATTTGATCAAAGCTCATCTTGCTGCAAATCCCAGTTTGGAAAAAGTGATAATTTGGAACAGAACAATGGAGAAAGCAGCTGATTTGGCTGAGAAACTGAGGGAAGAATACATAGAAAATGATCAAGTATGTTTTCAAAGCAATGATAATTTGGAGGAAATTATTGGATTGGGTGATATTGTGAGTTGTGCTACAAATGCGGATACACCTTTGGTGAAAGGTGAGAAACTGAAGCCAGGAGCACATTTGGATTTGGTGGGTTCCTTCAAGGAGACAATGAGGGAATGTGATGATGAAGCAATAAAGAGAGGAAGGGTATTTGTTGATAATGAGGCAGCATTGGTGGAAGCAGGAGAGATCGTCGGAGCTCTTCATAGAGGAGTAATTGAGAAAAAGGATATTAGATATTTGGCAGAACTGATCAAAGGGGATGAAGCTGGAAGGACTGATTCTGAAGAGATTACTGTGTTTAAGTCTGTTGGTTCCGCACTTGTGGATATGCTTGCAGCACAGCTGGTGTATGAGCTATACATGAAGGGGTAA